The Deltaproteobacteria bacterium DNA segment CGCTCCCGGCACCGATCACAACGACCTTTTTGCCCTTAAGATCAAGATTGATTGGATAATATCTCATATAAGACAGCACCCTAGGCCAAAATCCCTTGCTTTTTCAAATGGCAAATTTTAAGAGTTTTTCATGTCTTCAGAAAATTTAAAAATCGCGACGGATCAAAATTTCGAGAAAGAGGTGCTCAAAGGTGCCCGACCGGCGATCGTCGACTTCTGGGCCACCTGGTGCGCCCCTTGCCGAGCCCTTGCCCCACTTATTGAAGAGGTAGCGACCCAATATGCCGGCCGTATTGATGTCTACAAAATGGATGTTGATAGCAATCAAGAAACCCCTGCCCGTTTTGGAATTCGCGGGATTCCCACAGTGATCCTTTTCAAAGGGGGACAGGCGGTTGATCAAGTGGTTGGCGCCGTTCCTAAGGCTCAAATTGAGGCATTATTGAAAAAAGCTCTTTAAAAAAGGGGGGGGTATGAGTCACGAACAAGTGATCTCCGTGGATAACAAGGAGCTCCCAGAACTCTACAAACAGCTCTTAGCCCTCGCCCGTCAAAAAGATCCCGGCCAAAAAGAAGAGGTCGCCTTTCCCGAAGATCTCTCGGTCACTGACCTAACCTCCAGACCTTCTGATTTCTCACTTGCCGTTACCAGCGGTGAACACTCCCATACCGTTTATGAGGATCGGTGGCTCAAGGGAATTTACGCGATCGGCAGATATTGGGATCTTGTGAGCGATGACAAGATCGACGGAAACATCGACTTGAGTAAGGTCGATTCCGAAATCTCCCTGGAACCGATCGAGGCGGTCCGATCGTGGCTCCCGTACAAAACAGCACTGCATCTGACCGCCAATTCCGTGGTCCGAATCGATATTATTGACAAGAAAAAGAAACAACCGATCTCCTGTGGTTCCGGTGGGGTCTGGCATGTCGAAAAAGACCCCGGAGGGGCCGGTTACATCAACTACATCGTGACCAACTATCATGTTGTCGAAGAACTTGATCAAAAGGTCGAGGTAACGCCGAAACTGAAACCCCAAGATGATCCTACGGCAGCACCTGAGATAGAATTCAAGATCGAGTTTAAAGAGACAGAGGCGGTGGTGAATGTCGAAGACCCCTTTGGCAAAGAGTCGAAATTTGCCCTCGACAGGGTGATCTATCGAAGCAAGGACAATCCCGACATCGCCCTCCTCGTTGTCCGTACGAAGGACAACGTCTTAAAACCTCTGGAAAGGGAAATCCCCTCTAATCCAAGAACATTGATTGCTCAGGAGGTGATCATTACCGGTGCAGCGGTCTGTCTCAGAGGTTTTGCGAAAGGCATGATTTCCGCTTATCGCGCAAAAGGGGTTGTTGATGAGGCCGAATATTACCAGGTGGATGCCGCACTGAATCCAGGTCACAGTGGCGGACCGACCCTCCGACTCCACAGTCATCGAATAGTCGGGGTGAATGTCGGCAAGCTGACCGGCGACGCTATTGATAATATCGGGCTCGTGATCCCCCTCTCACAAATCGATCGTTTGATTGAAGGGGCTATCAGAGAAGACCTCGAAGCGAGGAAGAAGGCACTCAAGTCCTTAAAAGGGGCATCAACGCCTCAGCAGTATCTTAAAGTCCTTGGCGGGATGTGGGGTAGCGGACACTAATCCAAAGACACCCCTGAAAAGTGAAGCCCCAAGATCACAAGCCCGATCAGGATTCGATAATAACCAAAAATCTTGAAACCGTGACGTGTCAGGAACGTGATGAACGACTTGATCGCGATCAAGGCAACACCAAAGGCGACCAGATTGCCAATCAACAACTCCGGCCAGACATTTCCTAACCCGTTCCCCTGTTCATAAAAGGCCCATAGTTTGTACACGGTAGCGGCAAACATCGTCGGAACCGCGAGAAAAAAGGAAAACTCCGCCGCTGTCTTGCGTGTTAATTTTTGCGACAGCCCTCCGATGATCGTTGCCGCGGAACGCGAGACGCCCGGGATTATCGCGACCGTCTGAAAACAGCCGATCCAAAACGCCGTTCGATAAGAGACCTCCTCCTTACTCTCGGGACCTTCCCGAAACAGACGATCGATGAAGAGGAAAATAACGCCGCCGATCAAAAGAGAGACCGCGACGACGATCACGCTTCCAAGGAGTTGATCAATCCAGTCATCCAGCAACTTTCCAATCACGGCAGCAGGCAAAAACGCAACGAGGAGCTTGGCGTAAAAGACAGTCGACTGAAAAAAACGCCTCCAATAAAGAACAATGACAGAAAGAATCGCCCCAAACTGGATACAGACCGTGAACATCTTCGTAAACTCCTGCCCAGCGATCCCCATTGCCGAAGAGGCGATGATCATATGTCCTGTCGAGGAAATCGGAAGGAATTCCGAAAATCCTTCGATAATCGCCAGGATGATTGCCTGATAAACTGACATCGATCCTCCGTTAGAGGATTTTTGAAGGGTCCGCAAGTTTGTTAATCTTTTAAATGAGATTTTGAGCATCTTTATTCAATCTATTACGATAACCTTAAAGAGTATCATATGGTTAGAATTGGAGTTTCCCCTATAAGACTTATCGAAAAGGCAGTGCATGAGCTGGTAGCCACTGGATCGATGACCGAGGCTCGTTTACAACTGGAATCACTGGTGACCCAAGCCTTCAGACGAATAGTCGAAACTAAGAGATTTTTGGCGGCTGCTGGCCTGTCTGGACGTGATACAATCGGTTCCATGAGATGGTACGATGACGATGAGTTTTGGAGGATTATGGCGCCAAAAATTTTTGGCGCTAAAACGCAATCGACTACCCAAGCTGAAGTCGAACAATTAATTGCCCTCATGAAGCTTACATCCGGCTCTTCTGTACTTGACCTGGCCTGTGGTCAGGGACGACATTCACTCGAGCTGGCGCGTCGAGGATATCGCGTCACGGGGGTTGATCGGACAAGAGATTATCTCGAAACAGCGAGGAAGAGTGCGTCAAGAGAGAGACTCATCGTTGAATGGGTTGAAGGTGACATGAGAGAATTCTGCCGACCGGATTCCTTTGATGGAGGAGTCAATCTTTATACATCGTTCGGATATTTTGCGGACCCTGCTGATGATCTCAGGGTTCTTACTCATGTTTATGAATCTCTACATCCCGGCTCTCCATTTGTCATAGATGTTGTCGGCCAAGAGGTGTTTCTTCGTAGTTTTACGAGACAAGCCACATTTGATATCGACGGAATTCATTTTCTAGAAGAAAGGATTTTAAGCGCCGATCGGACGATCTTAACGACTCAATATACCGCAACTCAGGGTAGATCACGACGGACATTTACAATCTCACATAGACTTTATTCTGCTGAGACCCTGACAGCGCTATTAAGAACTGCCGGCTTTAAAGGAACCCGTGTCTTTGGTTCTCTAGAAGGAACCCCCTACGACGAATCAGCAAAACGACTCGTCGTACTTGCGCACAAGTAAAAACGTTCTTTCGGTATTAATCTGAAATGACTCCCTTAAATTTCTTTAAATTACGCAGATCGATCGCATGTCCTGGGTATTCTTTAAAGAGAGTAATCCGCTCCTCCTGCTCAAAACGATTCCCATCCACTGAAGACTGAATCGTAATGTAACGATGATGGGGAGAGACGAAGGATGACATCGTCGAACTTCCCTCTTGACTGTATTCTGACTTAGCATCGGCACAAACCCTAGCATTTGACTCTGTCTTCCAACACATTCTAAAAAAACCATTTACTGTCCCGCTACTCGTTGGGGTCCACACTTCAACAGCCGGTTCCACAGAGGCTAAAGCAACCTTCGGTGTTTCTCCTTTCAACTCATAACGAGCAGTGATCATCCCCTTTGACCCCACATCATAAGTTACATTGCCTACAAATTCTTCTCCTGAAGAGAAAGAAACAGTCCGCGTAAATTTGATTACCTTCGCATCTCGGAACGGATTTAAGGCCTCGCCGACCGCCTTTGAACAACGTGGCTGCCCTGTCAGAATAATTGTGTTCAGGAATCTTTTGTCAAAATCGTCGGGGGTTTTAGTAAAATCAGCCGTTGCAATCAACTCGCCAGTATTTAAATCACAAAGGGTCTGCACATTGGCCTCTATATCTTCACCATTAATCTGCCCTGTTATGCTTCCTTTAGCCATGACAATGGACGAAGGAAGATTCGGCTTTTTTTGTTCTGCTCCAATCTCTGAAAAGACAATGGAAAAGAGTACGGTTAATCCGACCACTAATACGGCGCTTGATCTAGTATGTTTCATATTTCCCCCTTCTTGGTTAATAAAGTTCCAGTCGGGAGGATGCTATCTTAAAGTCATCCAACCGTCAATTTTTTATTGCGTTTGTTGATCTCGATCTGGAGGGCCTCTTCGCCAGTACTCATGACCCAGTTATGATTCCAACGAAAGAGTGGTTTTAAAAAGGGGGAAAACCACCTCACCAACCGTTTTTCAGCTCGAACATTCCAGTGAAATTCAATTTTCGTATCTGGGCCGTGCTGAGATAGCGTCCATAGACCTGTACCGACTAGCTCTCCTGAGACGCGTATTTCCAACTGCCAAGGAGGATCTTCTCGAACCAGTTCGGTCATAAATCGCAATGTATAGGGAAGTTTTGCTCGAACCTTCGAGATGACTTTTTTATCTGAAAGCAGTTTTGACTCCTGATACGCAGGTTGCCACCATCGGGCGTAATTGGCCCCATCCTTCAGGATGGCAAAAACCTCATGGCAGTCGCCTCGAATTTTCCAGTGGGTTACAAATTGATAGTCGTGATTCATTCAGTTAACTTTTCAAATAACCTGATCAATTTGATCTTCGCTAGCCGGTGGGTATCCCCCGGTGCCAGGCTCTCGCGCGGACCGGCAATATTCAGTGTCCGGATTCCATTATTTTGTAGCCAAAGTTTAAAAGAGGCATCGTCCTTGTTTGATTTCAAATCCAAAATCATGAATGGCTTCTCTAATTTTTTTGCCGTCTCAATAGTAAAAAGTGTGCCGCTACTTGGCTTCCCGAAACCAAGCACAAGAGTCCCATCAGAGTCTCTGACGTTCCACTCGGTACGCTGGCTATAATCACGAAGGGGTGTTTCTTGAAGCGGGTATTTTTCATCGATAACTCCATCTTCGGCAATCCTCCCTTTGGGACACCAACCCCCACAAGGAATACCCAATTCCAAGGCAGAATCGAGCGCCGCACGGTCCACGCCTGTTTGCCCCCCAGAAATGATTTTAATTTTATTAATGATCATACAAACTCTATAGTAATTTCAATAACATATGCCAGGTTTCAAGATTTTCAAGATTTTAATAATAGAGACGAACAACTCAGTCTCATTGGTGAGCGATAATAAAGGTAAATGGAGGCAAACTTATGAGTGCAACACCCCCCGTGACAGTGACAAATGGTGGCTCCTTAACCCTTCCAAGTAAAGGAGACACTGCCGAGGTAGCTCTTCAAGGTAGCTGTTCCTCAGCATACTTCTGTAAGCCGGTCGAGGTTCGACTGGAAGACCCCAGTGCTCCAAGGGGTTCAAGTTTAACCCTTGATAGCGGAGAAAGTTTTAGTGTTACTGTTGGCGGCAGAATTATTCCGGCAGAGGGTAACTATAGAGATGGTTTTCATCTCGAAGTCACATTAGATCATCCGAGAACTTTCCCATCTGATGACAAAAGAATTGCGATCAGGCCCTATCGGCAAGGTCAGTTGGTGACGGTAGGCACTAAGGGTGAACCGATCGTCCCACCGACTCCTGAGGAAAGTGCGGCTATGCTTCTGGCAGAGAGACCTAGACGTAAACACCCTAAATCCTATTCAGTGACTCTGAAACCCACCGAAGCCCCGTCCGAGCAAGTCACTGTTAAAGGCGCTCGCGGCAAAGATGTTACGATTCATCTCGACGACTATGATCCCGCTAAAAACGGGACGGCAGTATTAATCCGAAGCAGAGTACCCTTTTTAGTTTCTGGAATGGAAGTGGGCGAGGGCCGCAAAGATTCTTATGGATATTATAGCGCCGATATCGACACAGAAGATCCAAGGGTCATGGATCAGGGAGCTCATACAATAGTTGTCACACCGGTATCACCAAACCAGGAGTTCCGTGTCGATACCTTAAGAAGGGCTGAATATATTGCTGACCCACATCCCCACTTGAAACAATAAATACAAACTTCAGATCCCAGCTCAAACTTCCGGCTGGCGGCCAAGCCTTTTTACTACCGCGCCGTTTGCCTTCAGCCACTGGCTGAAGTTTACCGGCTTGCTTCCTACAACTTGCCGTGGTCGCATTTGGCGGCGGCGGCCCCGTTTTGTAATTTGCGTCCCGAACAGTGCGTGATTCTGAAACGGGTTGTTTCTTTTAAAATAAGCTGGCAAAGTTAAAGTGGCTTCAATCCTTAGATCCTCGTCGAGAAATTTTCTCTGGATTAAATATAATGAGATTAGTTGATGGCATCCACATGTCTGGCATACGAGACCTCACTGACTCGTAGATAATCCCGTCAAAACCGTTCTCTACAGCTGTAACTGCAATTTGTTCGGTCACTTTATAAGAAACTGCCTGATCCCTTGACTGGAGTATGTCAGAATAAAATGAGACTTCCTCGGGCCACGGACCTTCGTCTTCAATCAGTCCAATTAACGGGTGTGTAGGTCTACTCAAATCGAGAAGGATTACGTCTCTGTGAAGTTTGTACGAGCGTGGATAACCGGTGTAGTCAGGATGGAGATCCGCTTTCCCTGAAAGATAGGGATCGAGATCCTTATAAAAAGTCAGATCTTCCTTGTCACGAAGTGACCTAATTGTTTCACAGCACATGGTGGCAAAATCCTCTGCAAAATAGGCAATGGGCTCTCCCGGAAGGTTAAAGCGACCAACTGACCTTGGGTAAAAGACGTCTCGTTTATAAGGAACTTCCCGATTTCCGTACAAATCAATCTGCTCGAGAAAACCGTCATTTAAATGTGGTTCGGGTCTTCTGAGGTAGAGCTTTCCATTCCACCATTCCCTTTTTATCCATCGAGTGTTTTTGCCCCGCGCATACCAATTTCCCCATTGAATTTTTCCAATTTCTGGCAGAAGAAGTTCTAGGGAAGTCGTACGAGTCTTTTTTCTTTTCATGTTCACAAAGATGGCGCTTTAATGCCTATTTAATCTGAATCGAGAGCTTCTTCCCCGTCGCTGCGGCAAACCGCGCCAAGGCGTCAATACTGACGTTTGCATCACTCATCAGGCGCTGGACCTGGGAAACGCTACTTCTCATTCTTTTGGCCAACTGGCGGATACTCAGGCGCTTTTGTTTGACGATTCTTCGAACCATCTGCCCGATCATGATCTCGGCCGTTACCTTCTGAGGAGGACAACCTCCCCTTCAAAAAACCCATAAAAGACCCGGTGACGACCTGCCCTAATCTCAAAGAGATCCTTTTGTCCTGCCATCTTTCTCCCATGCGGCATATCGAGCCTGCCGGTTACTTCCAAGACACGCAGGCATCCTCCGATCTTGGCCCGGTCCTTGGCGGACAATTCTTTTATGTAATCCTTTACAGGCTCATCACCACGTGCCGTTTGGAAGAACCGGATCTCGAGTTTCACTAAGGATAGATGTACCAACAAACAGGTACGGAGTCAACCCTAAGAATTAAGCGGGTGATAAGTGTAACGGGATTCATCCTTCCCCCGGCGCTTTGCGCCTCCTCCAGGATCCGGCCGCCCTCGCTGTCGTTCGGCCTGGAGTAGGCTAGGCCTCACTTTTCGTCCACTGGACGCGCTTCGGGTCGGCTTCTCATCCCGTGTCGAGATCAAAAAAATCGGCTCAAACCACAAGGGTTCGAGCCGATTTTTTGCGTGAATTAGTGGCCCAAGTTCGAACCTTTTACGAGGAAAATCTATAGAAAAATTGGACGGGATTTTTTGGATGATTGGAAAATATTTTTTTCGAACGTCTTACTTCCCACTTGTCCCTCACTTGCCTGCCCGCCTCTGGCGGGGCCCAGCGACTCGCCCCCCAAGGAAAAACCAAAGTGTCACCGAGGCCACAGCGCCGCTCCTCCCCCCGCCTCTCCGTCGCGGCGCCGTGGCAACCGGGGAGGGAGGGGAGACTAGATGCGCCTAGGCGCATTTAGCGCATATTTTAGTGGAAACGGGCGATCGGATCAGGTAGTCTCCATGACAATGACGACCTCCCTCACCGATACTGCCCCTTACAGAAAACTGGTCGCTGACCTCAAAACTCTCTTGGAGAAAGGCAAGACCGAGGCCGAAGCTGAGGTTAACCGAATCCGGGTCGAGACCTACTGGAAGATGGGGAAACGGATCGCCGAGATGAAAGAGACAGCGGATCCTGCCGAAGAAGGGCAACTCATCTCTACCCTCTCCGAAGGACTGGGCCTCGATACCTCTCTCCTCTACCGAATCCTCCAGATTTACAGAACCTGGCCCGAAGAACTCCCCTCAATGGAAGAAGCGACTCAACTTAGCTGGGCCCATTACGTTGAGCTCCTCTCCGTCAAAGACAAGAGGGAGAGAGATTTCTATTTCAAGACCGCATCTCTCGAGGAGTGGAGCCGCGATACCCTCCGCAAGGCGATCCAGAAGGATTTTTACAACCTCCAAAAGTCGCCAAAGAAATTGAAATCAGGCAAGGCGACCCTCGAACGTGGCGGTGATCCACTTCACATCTACAAAGCGATCGTCGAGAAGGTGGTGGATGGGGACACCTTGGCTGTCCGCATCGACTTGGGCTTTGCCGTATGGGTCAACCAGCGAATCCGGTTTCGGGGGATCAACACGGCCGAACTCGTCAAAGATGGGATCAAGACCGGCAAGGCCCCCGACCGGGCCGATCAGGCCAAGAGCTTCGTGGAGGGGAGGCTCAGGGACATTGAGTTTGTCGTCATCAAAACTTACAAGACCGACATGTACGGCCGCTACGTCGCTGATGTCTTTTATCACCCGACGATCAAGAAGAAGGAGGAGGTTTACGAGAAGGGGTTTTTTCTGAATACGGAGCTTTTGGCTGAAGAGCTTGCTGATATTGTGGTCTGATGAAAATACCATTCAAGAACTAGACAATCCGCTGATAGTTTCGTAGGTTAGATGGGAAACTGGAAAAAGTTTGTAGGGAATCTCTTATGTTCGAACAAGCTTTCAAAAATATCGACGACGTCCTCTGGAAAGATGCCGGTTGCACCAGCGAGCTGGATTACACCGAGCAGACCTCCTGGCTCCTGTTCCTGAAATACCTCGACGCGCTGGAGCAGGATAGAGCCACTGAAGCCGCGTTGGACGGGAAGAAGTACACCTACATCCTTGACAAACCTTATCGCTGGGAAACCTGGGCCGCCCCCAAGGGCAAGGACGGCAAGCTCGATCACAACGCCGCCCTAACCGGCGATGACCTCCGCGACTTCGTCAATCAGAAGCTCTTTCCCTACCTGCACGACTTTAAGCAGAAGGCGAGCGGGCCGAATACGGTCGAATACAAGATTGGGGAGATCTTCGGAGAGATTAAGAACAAGATCCAGAGCGGCTACAATCTGCGCGAGATCATCGACCACATTGACGAACTGCGCTTCCGTTCCCAGACGGAGAAGCACGAGCTCTCCTACCTCTACGAGGCCAAGATCAAAAACATGGGAAACGCCGGGCGCAACGGCGGCGAGTATTACACCCCGCGCCCGCTCATTCGCGCCATCGTTCAGGTTGTGAAACCTATGGTCGGCGAACGCATCTACGACGGCGCAGTCGGCTCGGCGGGCTTCCTCTGCGAGTCGTTCGATTACCTCAAATCCAGGGGCAACCTCACCACCAAAGACCTCGCCACGCTCCAGACCCGCACCTTCTATGGCAAGGAAAAGAAGTCACTCGCCTACGTCATCGCGATCATGAACATGATCCTGCATGGGCTAGAAGCGCCCAATGTCATCCACACCAATACGCTCACCGAGAACTTGGCCGACATTCAGGAAAAAGATCGCTACGACGTAATTCTGGCCAATCCTCCTTTCGGGGGTAAGGAGCGCAAGGAGGTCCAGCAAAACTTCCCGATCCGCACCGGCGAGACCGCCTTCCTCTTCCTCCAGCACTTCATCAAGAGCCTGAAGGCCGGCGGGCGCGGCGGCGTGGTCATCAAGAACACCTTCCTCTCCAATACCGACAACGCTTCGGTGAGTCTGCGCAAGCTCCTGCTGGAAACTTGCAACCTCCACACCGTGCTCGACTGCCCCGGCGGCACGTTCCAGGGCGCGGGCGTGAAGACCGTGGTGCTCTTCTTCGAGAAGGGCAGTAAGACGCGCAAAGTCTGGTACTACCAGCTCGATCCCGGCCGCAATCTCGGCAAGACCAACCCGCTCAACGACGCCGACCTCGCCGAGTTTGTAAAGTTGCAAAAGACCTTCGCCGACTCGCCGAAGTCTTGGAGGGTGGATGCCAAGAGCATTGACCCGACAACCTTCGACCTCTCCGTGAAGAACCCGAATGGCGGCGAGGAAATCGCGCACCGTAGCCCGGAGGCAATCATGGACGAAATCGCCGCGCTGGATGCCGAGAGTGCGGAGGTGCTGGGGAACATCAGGAGACTGCTATGAAAATTATGCCCGTGCTTTTTGAACAACACGAAATCCGGCGTATTTACGATGAGAAGACCGAAACCTGGTTTTTTTCCGTTGTGGATATTATTCAGGTACTGACGCAACAGCCTGACTTCCAAGCGGCGAGAAACTACTGGAAGGTTTTAAAAAATCGTCTTGGCAAGGAAGGAAGCGAGTCGGTTACAAAATGTAACCGACTGAAATTGCCCGCCGCCGACGGTAAAAGCTACCTCACCGACGTCGCCAATGCCGAAACCCTGCTGCGCCTCGTCCAGAGCGTTCCCAGCCCAAAGGCCGAGCCGATCAAGCTCTGGCTTGCCAAAGTCGGCCACGAGCGGATGCAGGAAATGGCCGATCCGTCCCTTTCCCTAAACCGCGCCCGTGCCACCTGGCAGAGACATGGCCGCAGCGAGAAGTGGATTCAGCAACGGATGACCGGGCAGGAAACCCGCAACAAACTCACCGACTACTGGGCCACGCACGACATCAAGAAAGGCGATGAATACGCCATCCTCACCAACCTCATTCATGAGGAATGGAGTGGGGTCAGCGTCAAGGTCCACAAGGATTTGAAAGGTCTCAAAACCCAGAACCTCCGTGACCACATGAGCGAGGCCGAGCTCATCTTCACCGCACTTGCCGAACTCTCCACCCGCCAGATTGCCGAGACCACCGCCGCCACCGGTATGGTGGAAAACAAGACCGCCGCGAAGACCGGCGGCAAGATTGCCAAGCGCGCCCGCTTGGAACTCGAAGCCAAGACCGGCAAACGAGTCGTGACCGGCGAAAACTACCTGCCGCCGGGCGGCGTCAAACGAATCAAAGGCTCAAACGATGAATAAAACCGGCGCCGTTGAGAAACCTCGTGCCAGACACCGGGAGCAAGGAGGTGTTGCAAGCCATCCGAGGGCTGAGATGAAGGCGGGATGGCAAAAAATGCCCCTGGCTGAAGTCTGCGAGGTCTTTGCAGATGGCGACTGGGTTGAGAGCAAAGATCAATCTCCCGATGGCGTCCGCCTCATTCAAACCGGCAATGTCGGCCAAGGCGTGTTCAAGGATCGAGGTGAGAACGCCCGCTACATTTCCGAGGCGACCTTCAAACGCCTGAGATGCACTGAGATTTTCGAGGGCGATTGCCTAATTTCAAGGCTGCCTGATCCGGCGGGGCGAAGCTGCATACTGCCTGACACAGGCGAACGGATGATCACAGCCGTTGATTGCACGATTGTTCGCTTCAGCGCGAAGCAGGTTATTCCGGCGTTCTTCAACTACTACTCTCAGTCTCGAGACTATTTGAAGGATGTCGATTCTGAAACAACCGGTACAACGAGGAAGCGAATTAGCAGGGGCAAGCTCGGAGAGATTCAAATTCCCATCGCACCGCTCCCCGAACAACAGCGGATCGTCGGCATCCTCGACGAGGCGTTTGAGGGGATCGCCGTAGCCATTGCCAATGCCGAAAAGAACCTCCAAAACGCGCGCGCCCTCTTCGAAAGCCACCTCCAATCCGTCTTCACCCAGCGCGGGGAGGGATGTGTAGAGAAAAAGTTAAGTGAAGTTTGCTCGATCACATCAACCCTCGTTGATCCTCGCAAAAAGGAGTTTCTCGATTTAATTCATGTGGGAGCGGGAAACATCGTGTCAAAGACGGGCGTCTTCGTTGACCTCAAGACTGCGCGGGAAGAGGGTCTGATTTCGGGGAAATTTCTTTTCGACAAATCGATGGTACTCTACAGCAAGATTCGTCCTTACCTTATGAAGGTGGCGCGTCCCGATTTCGACGGTTTGTGCAGCGCTGACATGTATCCGCTTGCACCGTTGTCAAAAGAGATCGCCCGCGACTATCTTTTCCACCTGTTGCTGAGCAAAAGTTTTACCGACTACGCAATCCAAGGTTCGGCCCGCGCAGGAATGCCAAAGGTCAATCGGGAGCACTTGTTCGAATTCAAGGTGTGGCTACCCAACGTGAAGAAGCAAAAGGAACTAGCCGAAAACCTCGACGACCTCCACGAAGAAACCCAACGCCTCGCCACGATCTACGAGCGTAAGCTCGCCGCACTGGAGGCGTTGAAAAAGTCGCTGTTGCACCAGGCCTTCACCGGCCAACTCGGAGCGCAAGCCGCATGAACGAAGCCGAAACTAGAGCCGAGCACATTGATCCCGCCCTGAAGACGGCGGGTTGGGGCGTCG contains these protein-coding regions:
- the trxA gene encoding thioredoxin, whose translation is MSSENLKIATDQNFEKEVLKGARPAIVDFWATWCAPCRALAPLIEEVATQYAGRIDVYKMDVDSNQETPARFGIRGIPTVILFKGGQAVDQVVGAVPKAQIEALLKKAL
- a CDS encoding serine protease, producing MSHEQVISVDNKELPELYKQLLALARQKDPGQKEEVAFPEDLSVTDLTSRPSDFSLAVTSGEHSHTVYEDRWLKGIYAIGRYWDLVSDDKIDGNIDLSKVDSEISLEPIEAVRSWLPYKTALHLTANSVVRIDIIDKKKKQPISCGSGGVWHVEKDPGGAGYINYIVTNYHVVEELDQKVEVTPKLKPQDDPTAAPEIEFKIEFKETEAVVNVEDPFGKESKFALDRVIYRSKDNPDIALLVVRTKDNVLKPLEREIPSNPRTLIAQEVIITGAAVCLRGFAKGMISAYRAKGVVDEAEYYQVDAALNPGHSGGPTLRLHSHRIVGVNVGKLTGDAIDNIGLVIPLSQIDRLIEGAIREDLEARKKALKSLKGASTPQQYLKVLGGMWGSGH
- a CDS encoding undecaprenyl-diphosphate phosphatase; translated protein: MSVYQAIILAIIEGFSEFLPISSTGHMIIASSAMGIAGQEFTKMFTVCIQFGAILSVIVLYWRRFFQSTVFYAKLLVAFLPAAVIGKLLDDWIDQLLGSVIVVAVSLLIGGVIFLFIDRLFREGPESKEEVSYRTAFWIGCFQTVAIIPGVSRSAATIIGGLSQKLTRKTAAEFSFFLAVPTMFAATVYKLWAFYEQGNGLGNVWPELLIGNLVAFGVALIAIKSFITFLTRHGFKIFGYYRILIGLVILGLHFSGVSLD
- a CDS encoding class I SAM-dependent methyltransferase, giving the protein MVRIGVSPIRLIEKAVHELVATGSMTEARLQLESLVTQAFRRIVETKRFLAAAGLSGRDTIGSMRWYDDDEFWRIMAPKIFGAKTQSTTQAEVEQLIALMKLTSGSSVLDLACGQGRHSLELARRGYRVTGVDRTRDYLETARKSASRERLIVEWVEGDMREFCRPDSFDGGVNLYTSFGYFADPADDLRVLTHVYESLHPGSPFVIDVVGQEVFLRSFTRQATFDIDGIHFLEERILSADRTILTTQYTATQGRSRRTFTISHRLYSAETLTALLRTAGFKGTRVFGSLEGTPYDESAKRLVVLAHK
- a CDS encoding SRPBCC family protein; amino-acid sequence: MNHDYQFVTHWKIRGDCHEVFAILKDGANYARWWQPAYQESKLLSDKKVISKVRAKLPYTLRFMTELVREDPPWQLEIRVSGELVGTGLWTLSQHGPDTKIEFHWNVRAEKRLVRWFSPFLKPLFRWNHNWVMSTGEEALQIEINKRNKKLTVG
- a CDS encoding putative molybdenum carrier protein; translation: MIINKIKIISGGQTGVDRAALDSALELGIPCGGWCPKGRIAEDGVIDEKYPLQETPLRDYSQRTEWNVRDSDGTLVLGFGKPSSGTLFTIETAKKLEKPFMILDLKSNKDDASFKLWLQNNGIRTLNIAGPRESLAPGDTHRLAKIKLIRLFEKLTE
- a CDS encoding RES family NAD+ phosphorylase — protein: MNMKRKKTRTTSLELLLPEIGKIQWGNWYARGKNTRWIKREWWNGKLYLRRPEPHLNDGFLEQIDLYGNREVPYKRDVFYPRSVGRFNLPGEPIAYFAEDFATMCCETIRSLRDKEDLTFYKDLDPYLSGKADLHPDYTGYPRSYKLHRDVILLDLSRPTHPLIGLIEDEGPWPEEVSFYSDILQSRDQAVSYKVTEQIAVTAVENGFDGIIYESVRSRMPDMWMPSTNLIIFNPEKISRRGSKD
- a CDS encoding helix-turn-helix transcriptional regulator, giving the protein MIGQMVRRIVKQKRLSIRQLAKRMRSSVSQVQRLMSDANVSIDALARFAAATGKKLSIQIK
- a CDS encoding type II toxin-antitoxin system RelE/ParE family toxin encodes the protein MKLEIRFFQTARGDEPVKDYIKELSAKDRAKIGGCLRVLEVTGRLDMPHGRKMAGQKDLFEIRAGRHRVFYGFFEGEVVLLRR
- a CDS encoding N-6 DNA methylase, which codes for MFEQAFKNIDDVLWKDAGCTSELDYTEQTSWLLFLKYLDALEQDRATEAALDGKKYTYILDKPYRWETWAAPKGKDGKLDHNAALTGDDLRDFVNQKLFPYLHDFKQKASGPNTVEYKIGEIFGEIKNKIQSGYNLREIIDHIDELRFRSQTEKHELSYLYEAKIKNMGNAGRNGGEYYTPRPLIRAIVQVVKPMVGERIYDGAVGSAGFLCESFDYLKSRGNLTTKDLATLQTRTFYGKEKKSLAYVIAIMNMILHGLEAPNVIHTNTLTENLADIQEKDRYDVILANPPFGGKERKEVQQNFPIRTGETAFLFLQHFIKSLKAGGRGGVVIKNTFLSNTDNASVSLRKLLLETCNLHTVLDCPGGTFQGAGVKTVVLFFEKGSKTRKVWYYQLDPGRNLGKTNPLNDADLAEFVKLQKTFADSPKSWRVDAKSIDPTTFDLSVKNPNGGEEIAHRSPEAIMDEIAALDAESAEVLGNIRRLL
- a CDS encoding restriction endonuclease subunit S; protein product: MITAVDCTIVRFSAKQVIPAFFNYYSQSRDYLKDVDSETTGTTRKRISRGKLGEIQIPIAPLPEQQRIVGILDEAFEGIAVAIANAEKNLQNARALFESHLQSVFTQRGEGCVEKKLSEVCSITSTLVDPRKKEFLDLIHVGAGNIVSKTGVFVDLKTAREEGLISGKFLFDKSMVLYSKIRPYLMKVARPDFDGLCSADMYPLAPLSKEIARDYLFHLLLSKSFTDYAIQGSARAGMPKVNREHLFEFKVWLPNVKKQKELAENLDDLHEETQRLATIYERKLAALEALKKSLLHQAFTGQLGAQAA